From Neomonachus schauinslandi chromosome 12, ASM220157v2, whole genome shotgun sequence, the proteins below share one genomic window:
- the LOC110592684 gene encoding NADH dehydrogenase [ubiquinone] 1 alpha subcomplex subunit 1-like, translated as MWFEILPGIGVMAVCLVLPGMAKAHIHRFSNGGKEKRVACYPYQWSLMQRDRRVSGVNRYYVSKGLENID; from the coding sequence ATGTGGTTCGAGATCCTGCCCGGGATCGGCGTCATGGCCGTGTGCTTGGTCCTCCCGGGCATGGCCAAAGCGCACATCCACAGGTTCAGTAACGGGGGCAAGGAAAAAAGGGTTGCCTGTTACCCGTATCAGTGGAGTTTGATGCAAAGAGATAGGCGGGTCTCTGGAGTTAATCGTTACTATGTGTCAAAGGGTTTGGAGAATATCGATTAA